CGATAATATTCACGTAGCACAGGATGAGCAGGACGGTGTACAGGATGCCTGCCTTTTCCCTGCCCAGCCTGACCGCCAGGTTGTTCTTGCCGGAAAGCTTGTCCGACTTTATATCCGGGATTTCATTCATCAGTATCACCAGGAAAACGCTGACAGCGCCGGGCAGGGACACCAGCGTAGCCACCGCGTTAAGGCTGCCGGTCTGCAGGTAGTAGCCGGAGATGGTAGCCAGCCAGCCGCAGGTAAACCAGATGGCTATTTCACCCCACCCCCGGTAGGCAAGCTGCAGCGGCTTGGCGGTATAAAAATAGCCGGTGATAATCGCTATCGCTCCCAGGGGGATGGTCAGCGGCCCGGTCTTGAAGCCAAAATACAGCCACAGCCCGATGCCGCCGGCGGCGGCGAGAAACACGTAAGCGGCGATAATGGCCAGGTGGTGGGGGATAAGCCCCATCGGCAGTATGCGGCTACCGCCGGACAGCAGGTGATAGCCTTTATTGGCGATATCCGTATCGTAGTCGTAATACTCGTTCACGAGGAAGGTCATCAGCATGATGCAGAGGACGGCCGCCGATGACAGGAGCAGTATCAACCAGTCGATAGGGTTGCCCCGGCTCCAGGCGATGACGGCGCCGAGGAGAAAGGGAAGAATCCCGCGTGCGCTGGCCCCGAGGCGGAAAAGCGCCAGCCATGAAAACAGATTTTTCCCGGCGGAGATAACCTGTCCCGGCATATCTCTCCTTATAGTCTGGCTGGCTCAAGGCGAACGGATGGAGGTATTTTCCGGGCGTTGAGTGACGGCAGCCAGCGGAAATTGCTATATATAAAACCAGGCCTGATACCAAATAAGGCACTGCCGGAGCAATGCCTTATAATTTAGTTCCAACGCACAACCCAACCCCGCAATTATGCCCGACCGGTAAAACCAACCGCTACCCCGCCCCCCTATTTTTCGCCAATCGGGGAACAAATGCTA
The genomic region above belongs to Dehalococcoidales bacterium and contains:
- a CDS encoding prenyltransferase; amino-acid sequence: MPGQVISAGKNLFSWLALFRLGASARGILPFLLGAVIAWSRGNPIDWLILLLSSAAVLCIMLMTFLVNEYYDYDTDIANKGYHLLSGGSRILPMGLIPHHLAIIAAYVFLAAAGGIGLWLYFGFKTGPLTIPLGAIAIITGYFYTAKPLQLAYRGWGEIAIWFTCGWLATISGYYLQTGSLNAVATLVSLPGAVSVFLVILMNEIPDIKSDKLSGKNNLAVRLGREKAGILYTVLLILCYVNIIVNIFFGVPVISAYLSVILLPLIIWNVRTVFRQGLTDREVLESLSLRTMVFDHLITVIYAVSFVVAGLTDMELNNSQLIILAAAFIIVFGLEGLGIACSRAVLSE